The Pungitius pungitius chromosome 15, fPunPun2.1, whole genome shotgun sequence nucleotide sequence ATTTTTTACACATACAAAAGAAATAGGAACCTTAAATGTTACATTGATTTACTTAATTTAGATTGTACAGTTAATTTATGCTTTTTGTACACTGAACTGGACAGTAACCTTCTGCCTGGTGGGTAAAGATAATTATGTAAGAAACCAGTctggacacattttcatgtCAAATAAATTGTGACATAACAAAACTgtgttaaacatttaaataaaaaactgatAGATAGTTGTTGGTGGTGTTTGttgtaatgtttgttttcacattgCGGTTGGTCTTTGCTTTGTGTATTGCTGTGGCtaaattcttcttttcttccttgaCAGTTTTTTGGCAACTGCATTTCTctgagaataaaaacaaatttttaATAAATAGTATTTTCTAACTTGCATACTTGTGATCACAGTAAGTTGAGAATATGGGTCAAAATGCGTGGGACAAACATTCATACACaaattctgtaaaaaaaaaaaaagaaaacatagtaATTTAGTTGTCAGCTTACAGCGCTCATTAAGGGCCCATGTATGACTGAATATGGGAGAATAGCCGAACACTTTTTTAGGCTACGGCTTGAACTATCATAAACTATCTCACTTACAGAAGATAGTGTAGTAGTCTTTGTATTTGAGTTACACTCACTATAGTAATTTAAAAGTGTTTGAAACAGTtgaactttatttttaaaattccGAAAATACCAAAGCTgtcattttttatgtttaaaatgatgaacTGGATGATAATATGCtggttgaaagaaaaaaaagatacattttcattatCTGTCAAATGTAGTGCACCATTTGACAGTCGTGATGCATCCGCACTATAATAATGGCTCTAGAACGACTTTACCTTTGCCATGGGTCTTTGAGGTTTCTTGAACTGTGCAGACTCTGTTACAAGGAAAGGTAAGTGTCaccatttttatatattttgcagCTTTGTAACAGTAGCAGCACAGACTTACCATCTTCAGAAGGTAGATCGTCTTTGCTGTATATTTTCGTACGAGAATCCTACAGACGAACAATTATGATAAACTTAGAACTGCACCAGCTAGACAACAACTTTGTGGGATAACTAACAAGATTGATCAGGAATGAGACTTAGCCATTATTGAACAAGGGAATTTTGTGCTTGCTTACAGTAAagcaaaaataaacctgaaatCTAGCATTTTAATAACCCCCACCTGCACCTACCATGATCATTCCTGTGTCTGGAGGATTGCTCTGAGCAACATGCTTGCTCTCCCTCAGGTGGTCCCCTTCATGAAGCTTCTCCAGCCGGCCTTGTTCTGCTGACACACGCACTCTCAACGTGTGAAATGGTGTCTGCACTTCGCCCACCTTGAAGTGCACAGCCATGCCTTCGAACCAGAGGCTGTCATATTCGCCTTCCTTGAAGCCTGGTGGTTGGTAGTCATCTGGAGTGACTTTGAAAGAGCAAATGTTTACAGTGTGCTAACAAAGAATTGACCCTTCTATTAGTACTGCATGCAGAGACATTAATACTTCTTACCGTCATCATAATAGTAGAGCTTCATACTGAGGTATACGTTGTTTGGGAGGACATCCAGGTTCTGCATAAGCAGGAAGAGCTTCCTGATGAGCAGCACTGAGGCTCTCTTGGTGTCCTCCAATGTTACCTGCACCCCCACATCGTTGTTTCTGTGGATTCACAGAGGTTGTATCATCCTCACATatggatggttggatggatCCAATGCATGTAAGCAAACAGAAAGCCTATACAAACCTCAGTACGTTCATCTCAGGTCCCTTCTCAGTGTATTTGAATTTGAACTGGTATGACTCAATAATGCACTGCAAAGGGAGAAATGTTTCTCAACATTAGTAGACTCCAGATTGGAATTACAATTTTACAAAAAAGTATGTTTctatttaaaatcttttttctctctcaatatTTTCAGGGGCAACTTACATTTGGTTCATCTGGATTTGTGTACACCTGGATTTCAATGACAGTGATCAATGTAATAAATGTGATCAAATTTATCAATGTGTTAACCATACGTGTTGCTGTACCAACTTGATCTGCTTACCCCAATGAATACAATCTGGAGCTGTTAAAGGACAACATTGAAGAAGGATTGAAAAGTAGGATTATGAAACAAAAAGTCAGACCCGACAAAACATTACAAATTCAAATCATTGACGGAAGCACTTACATATTGCTTCTCCAACGCATCAAAGCAGCCCATCATCCTGGAACATTGAAGAGTGAACAAGGCGAAGACATCCATTAGGAAAGAAAATTACCTTCAGCCACGTAGTGCTGATTATCTACTCGGGGTGTGGCTGCTGTGGCCAGCAAATTACTACTGTATATATTCTGGAAGCATTTTAGCAGCATAATCACCATTTAACAACCTTGCTGGATCCTGGGGTGTTGCAGTCCTCACGTAAAACTTTGATGCACAAATCTGGGGAAGGCCCAAATAACAAAAGTAAAAGACAGCATACATGTATGTCGCTCTGATATTATGCAGCAACACCCGCCAGGGCCCTGTAAAACTACTTTCTGCATGTGCTGCAGATGTCCAGACTGTTAAAATAACGAATTAACTGCGTGAAACAAGTTCTGATATTGcattatcatttttaattgtatgcatgaatatttctttattcttcttgAGGACATTTATGGTCATTTGTGTTCACCTTCCAGATATCTGGATCTGTAGGCGTCCTCCGGAAAAATCCCCCTGAGgtaggtgatggaggagaccgCCACAGCCATCATCCTCTTAACGAAGACAAGGGACTGTTGCTGTGTTTTAAAGTCCTTGATGAACAAGTCGGTCcacttttaaaaattaaaaaaaaaaaattaacatagACGTTAAGA carries:
- the zte38 gene encoding zebrafish testis-expressed 38 isoform X4, with product MMAVAVSSITYLRGIFPEDAYRSRYLEDLCIKVLREDCNTPGSSKVVKWMMGCFDALEKQYLQIVFIGVYTNPDEPNCIIESYQFKFKYTEKGPEMNVLRNNDVGVQVTLEDTKRASVLLIRKLFLLMQNLDVLPNNVYLSMKLYYYDDVTPDDYQPPGFKEGEYDSLWFEGMAVHFKVGEVQTPFHTLRVRVSAEQGRLEKLHEGDHLRESKHVAQSNPPDTGMIMDSRTKIYSKDDLPSEDESAQFKKPQRPMAKRNAVAKKLSRKKRRI
- the zte38 gene encoding zebrafish testis-expressed 38 isoform X2 produces the protein MLPLVWYGIKSTLNLLLYLNEQWIKFYMESIGEPSAEEDMAAGKMCTRKSKDETAEWTDLFIKDFKTQQQSLVFVKRMMAVAVSSITYLRGIFPEDAYRSRYLEDLCIKVLREDCNTPGSSKVVKWMMGCFDALEKQYLQIVFIGVYTNPDEPNCIIESYQFKFKYTEKGPEMNVLRNNDVGVQVTLEDTKRASVLLIRKLFLLMQNLDVLPNNVYLSMKLYYYDDDDYQPPGFKEGEYDSLWFEGMAVHFKVGEVQTPFHTLRVRVSAEQGRLEKLHEGDHLRESKHVAQSNPPDTGMIMDSRTKIYSKDDLPSEDESAQFKKPQRPMAKRNAVAKKLSRKKRRI
- the zte38 gene encoding zebrafish testis-expressed 38 isoform X1, with amino-acid sequence MLPLVWYGIKSTLNLLLYLNEQWIKFYMESIGEPSAEEDMAAGKMCTRKSKDETAEWTDLFIKDFKTQQQSLVFVKRMMAVAVSSITYLRGIFPEDAYRSRYLEDLCIKVLREDCNTPGSSKVVKWMMGCFDALEKQYLQIVFIGVYTNPDEPNCIIESYQFKFKYTEKGPEMNVLRNNDVGVQVTLEDTKRASVLLIRKLFLLMQNLDVLPNNVYLSMKLYYYDDVTPDDYQPPGFKEGEYDSLWFEGMAVHFKVGEVQTPFHTLRVRVSAEQGRLEKLHEGDHLRESKHVAQSNPPDTGMIMDSRTKIYSKDDLPSEDESAQFKKPQRPMAKRNAVAKKLSRKKRRI
- the zte38 gene encoding zebrafish testis-expressed 38 isoform X3; protein product: MAAGKMCTRKSKDETAEWTDLFIKDFKTQQQSLVFVKRMMAVAVSSITYLRGIFPEDAYRSRYLEDLCIKVLREDCNTPGSSKVVKWMMGCFDALEKQYLQIVFIGVYTNPDEPNCIIESYQFKFKYTEKGPEMNVLRNNDVGVQVTLEDTKRASVLLIRKLFLLMQNLDVLPNNVYLSMKLYYYDDVTPDDYQPPGFKEGEYDSLWFEGMAVHFKVGEVQTPFHTLRVRVSAEQGRLEKLHEGDHLRESKHVAQSNPPDTGMIMDSRTKIYSKDDLPSEDESAQFKKPQRPMAKRNAVAKKLSRKKRRI